A DNA window from Candidatus Bathyarchaeota archaeon contains the following coding sequences:
- a CDS encoding glycosyltransferase family 2 protein: MIVIGIPAYNEERSIAKVVLDAHRYADVVVVCDDGSSDMTGEIAEKLGATVVRHDKNKGYGAAMQSLFKETKRLDADVLVTLDGDGQHDADKTPLMIQPILDDKADVVVGSRFLDGAQKNGDNGLPFYRRLGIKAITKLTTAASKFNVTDAQNGCRAYSRTALEKLSLLENGMGVSVEVLLKAKEQGLRLVEVPLECNYSGVEQPSSRNPVRHGASVVWSLVRLVVEERPLVFLGVPGTIMLAVGMFFGIWMLQIYSVERQIVTNIALASMTFTLMGFFALSTAIMLYAILRLAEKTNAKREE; encoded by the coding sequence TTGTTGTGGTTTGTGATGATGGATCTTCAGATATGACAGGTGAGATTGCTGAAAAGCTTGGAGCTACTGTTGTGAGACATGATAAGAATAAGGGATACGGAGCTGCTATGCAGTCACTGTTTAAGGAAACGAAAAGGTTAGATGCGGACGTTTTAGTGACGCTTGATGGTGATGGACAACATGATGCTGACAAAACCCCGTTGATGATTCAACCAATTCTTGACGATAAGGCAGATGTGGTTGTAGGTTCTAGGTTTTTAGACGGGGCACAGAAAAACGGTGACAATGGGCTTCCGTTTTACAGACGGTTGGGCATCAAGGCGATTACCAAGCTGACTACTGCTGCTTCGAAGTTCAATGTCACTGATGCTCAGAATGGTTGTCGGGCGTACAGTAGGACTGCTTTGGAAAAGTTGTCGCTTCTTGAAAACGGGATGGGCGTGAGTGTTGAAGTTTTGCTTAAAGCCAAGGAGCAAGGGCTACGCCTCGTGGAAGTTCCTCTTGAATGCAATTACTCGGGCGTGGAGCAACCTTCCTCGCGCAATCCGGTCAGGCACGGGGCAAGTGTTGTATGGTCTCTTGTGAGGTTGGTTGTAGAGGAAAGACCCCTAGTCTTTCTTGGTGTACCTGGCACCATCATGTTGGCAGTAGGTATGTTCTTTGGAATTTGGATGCTGCAAATCTACTCCGTGGAGCGTCAAATAGTTACGAACATAGCGTTGGCTTCAATGACCTTCACGTTAATGGGGTTCTTTGCCTTGTCCACTGCAATTATGCTGTATGCTATTTTGCGGCTTGCCGAAAAAACCAACGCAAAGCGTGAAGAGTGA
- a CDS encoding TIGR04076 family protein, producing MLFCGLPKKPTQSVKSDLVLEIEVCEIRGYCPVHKVGDRIVIDDPEIVLGKTDALCVHALSSLLHYVLVLEKGADPVELGLSKPEDREHAYIQCVDPGEPYTRGGTVIFKCRRIKSEES from the coding sequence ATGCTATTTTGCGGCTTGCCGAAAAAACCAACGCAAAGCGTGAAGAGTGACTTGGTGCTGGAAATAGAGGTTTGCGAGATACGTGGCTACTGTCCTGTGCATAAGGTTGGGGATAGGATAGTGATTGATGATCCTGAGATAGTTCTGGGAAAGACTGATGCTTTGTGTGTGCACGCGCTTTCTTCGCTGTTGCATTATGTGTTGGTGCTGGAGAAAGGTGCCGATCCTGTTGAGTTGGGGTTGTCGAAGCCTGAAGATAGAGAGCATGCGTATATTCAATGTGTTGATCCTGGTGAGCCTTACACGCGTGGGGGAACGGTGATTTTTAAGTGTCGAAGAATTAAGAGCGAAGAGTCTTAG